The following proteins are encoded in a genomic region of Sorangiineae bacterium MSr12523:
- a CDS encoding glycosyltransferase, which yields MNITIFGLSISSSWGNGHATLWRGLCRALSRMGHTVTFFERDVPYYAQNRDRPDPDGCTLHLYRDWAEVLPTVRRSLEGADAAIVTSYCADARAATERMLAASIPVCVFYDMDTPVTLDALEQGKAVSYLPAEQLSDFDLVLSFTGGRALSILKERLRARAVAALYGSVDPEVHRPCEPVDAYRADLSYLGTYARDRQPAVEQLFAATARAMPLHSFLLAGSLYPEELTWPGNVRTVSHVSPGDHPAFFGSSRLTLNVTREPMAKMGYCPSGRLFEAAACGVPLLSDAWEGLEQFFRPDAEILLARTTDDAVRAMCVPAEELARIARRARERVLDEHSATRRAEELVRLLESHSGPTQGR from the coding sequence GTGAACATCACGATCTTCGGATTGAGCATCAGTTCCTCGTGGGGAAACGGGCACGCCACGCTTTGGCGAGGCCTCTGTCGCGCCCTGTCGCGCATGGGGCACACGGTGACCTTTTTCGAGCGGGATGTTCCCTATTATGCGCAAAACCGCGACAGGCCGGATCCCGATGGGTGCACCTTGCATCTTTATCGCGATTGGGCGGAGGTCCTTCCGACGGTGCGCCGAAGCCTGGAAGGCGCCGATGCCGCGATCGTAACGTCGTATTGCGCCGATGCGCGCGCGGCCACCGAGCGCATGCTCGCCGCGTCCATCCCGGTGTGCGTCTTTTACGATATGGACACGCCCGTCACCTTGGATGCCCTGGAGCAAGGCAAGGCGGTGAGCTATTTGCCGGCCGAGCAATTGTCGGATTTCGATCTCGTGTTGAGCTTCACCGGAGGGCGGGCGCTGTCCATTTTGAAAGAGCGCCTGCGGGCCCGCGCCGTGGCCGCCCTTTATGGGAGCGTGGATCCCGAGGTGCATCGGCCCTGCGAGCCGGTCGATGCTTACCGGGCCGATTTATCGTATTTGGGCACGTACGCGCGCGATCGGCAACCGGCGGTGGAGCAGCTCTTCGCCGCGACTGCACGTGCGATGCCTTTGCATTCGTTCTTGCTGGCCGGCTCACTCTACCCCGAGGAGCTGACGTGGCCTGGCAATGTGCGAACGGTTTCCCATGTTTCGCCGGGCGACCATCCGGCCTTTTTCGGTTCCTCGCGCCTCACCCTCAACGTCACCCGTGAGCCCATGGCCAAAATGGGATATTGCCCATCGGGGCGCCTGTTCGAGGCCGCGGCTTGCGGGGTGCCTCTCTTGAGCGATGCCTGGGAAGGGCTCGAGCAATTCTTCCGGCCCGACGCGGAGATCCTTCTGGCGCGCACCACCGACGATGCAGTGCGGGCCATGTGCGTACCGGCCGAGGAACTCGCCCGCATTGCCCGCCGCGCCCGCGAACGCGTGCTCGACGAACACAGCGCCACCCGGCGCGCCGAAGAGCTCGTGCGGCTGCTCGAATCACATTCTGGACCTACGCAAGGGAGATAG
- a CDS encoding nucleotidyltransferase family protein yields MWGIVPAAGMGTRIQPLAFSKELLPVGSRVDGQIERPCTVSEYLIERMIRAGAEKICMVISAHKSDIVSYYGGDVRGISLAYVVQSEPAGLCDAIFRALPLLPREEEDVLVGLPDTIWFPEDALGQLQVGAREIGFVLFPVDAPELFDAVVLDERDRVREIQVKQKGASSHWIWGAFRLKAATLRELYELWCERDKVDPYLGTLVNAYLERGGRAYGARIGNAYVDVGTLHGYRKALELLTRIRKEGGARE; encoded by the coding sequence ATGTGGGGTATCGTTCCGGCTGCGGGAATGGGAACACGCATTCAACCGCTCGCCTTTTCCAAAGAGCTTTTGCCCGTGGGAAGCCGTGTCGACGGGCAGATCGAACGGCCGTGCACGGTCAGCGAATACCTGATCGAGCGGATGATCCGCGCGGGCGCGGAAAAGATATGCATGGTCATTTCCGCGCACAAATCGGATATCGTCTCGTATTATGGCGGTGACGTGCGGGGCATCAGCCTCGCTTATGTCGTCCAGAGCGAGCCCGCGGGCCTTTGCGATGCCATTTTCCGCGCTCTGCCGCTCCTTCCGCGCGAGGAAGAAGACGTGCTCGTGGGGTTGCCGGACACCATTTGGTTTCCCGAGGACGCGCTCGGCCAGTTGCAGGTCGGCGCACGGGAGATCGGATTCGTGCTCTTCCCCGTGGATGCGCCCGAGCTGTTCGACGCCGTGGTGCTCGACGAGCGCGACCGCGTGCGCGAAATTCAGGTAAAGCAAAAAGGCGCTTCCTCGCATTGGATCTGGGGCGCTTTTCGCCTCAAGGCCGCCACCTTGCGCGAGCTGTACGAACTTTGGTGCGAACGCGACAAAGTGGACCCCTATCTGGGCACCTTGGTGAACGCTTACCTGGAACGCGGGGGCCGTGCCTACGGGGCGCGCATCGGCAACGCCTACGTGGACGTGGGCACCTTGCACGGCTACCGCAAGGCGCTCGAATTGCTCACCCGCATTCGCAAGGAAGGAGGCGCCCGGGAATGA
- a CDS encoding TIGR04290 family methyltransferase translates to MTPSQIERGVRELGDWFHNMDLGGVQTAPNHFLGDYPGAKWRRFEHAIERDLRGKSVLDIGCNAGFYCLEMKRRGASRVLGIDSDDRYLAQARFAASVTGTDIEFRNLSVYDVASLRERFDVVLFMGVLYHLRHPLLALDLLYDHVVGNTLVFQTMMRGSREEEPLAEDYPFSERRIFDSPGYPKLHFVERNYSKDPTNWWVPNLACAKAMLRSAGFVIRDQPEEEVLICARGTRP, encoded by the coding sequence ATGACTCCGAGCCAAATCGAACGAGGTGTCCGCGAACTCGGCGACTGGTTTCACAACATGGACCTGGGCGGCGTTCAAACGGCTCCGAATCACTTTTTGGGCGACTACCCGGGTGCCAAGTGGCGTCGGTTCGAGCACGCCATCGAGCGGGACCTCCGCGGCAAGAGCGTGCTCGACATCGGCTGCAATGCAGGGTTCTATTGCCTCGAGATGAAACGCCGCGGGGCATCGCGCGTCCTGGGCATCGACAGCGACGATCGCTACCTCGCCCAAGCACGCTTTGCGGCCTCGGTCACGGGGACGGACATCGAATTTCGCAACCTGAGCGTCTACGACGTGGCGAGTTTGCGCGAGCGCTTCGACGTCGTCCTTTTCATGGGGGTGCTCTACCACCTCCGCCATCCGCTGCTGGCCTTGGATCTTTTGTACGACCACGTGGTGGGCAACACGTTGGTCTTCCAGACGATGATGCGCGGCAGCCGCGAGGAAGAGCCCTTGGCCGAAGATTATCCCTTTTCGGAGCGGCGCATTTTCGACTCTCCGGGGTATCCGAAATTGCACTTCGTGGAGCGCAATTATTCCAAGGACCCCACCAACTGGTGGGTACCGAACTTGGCATGCGCCAAGGCCATGCTGCGCAGTGCAGGATTCGTGATACGCGATCAACCCGAGGAAGAAGTTCTCATTTGCGCACGGGGGACGAGACCATGA
- a CDS encoding beta-xylosidase, producing MLWNEPNNMSHWDALLDPEWAIYADMVKLAGEAICAENGGLVRVLGGISPIDPEFIRNMDRRGVLAAVDAVAVHGFPLDWNHWQIHEWPERIAAVAEVTSHPIWVSEVGVSTFGAEEVQEFGLRRTAELLLGKAPRLHWYSLYDLPRAWPATTRHREAEGSSYYRHFYMGLLREDGTPKRALRHFTDYTPELGICQWFHFEDPRLDEAVAWLKKLGVRKLRTGLSWADSFRPNALVWFDHMMRALASFDVTVTYCFTPDSCGLRPDHTSPPRQIEQYAEFCAQMTRRYA from the coding sequence ATGTTGTGGAACGAGCCGAACAACATGTCGCATTGGGATGCGCTGCTCGACCCCGAGTGGGCCATCTACGCGGACATGGTCAAACTGGCCGGGGAAGCCATCTGCGCGGAAAATGGCGGATTGGTTCGCGTGCTGGGCGGCATTTCGCCCATCGATCCCGAGTTCATTCGCAACATGGACCGGCGTGGGGTACTCGCCGCCGTCGATGCGGTGGCCGTGCATGGCTTTCCGCTCGATTGGAACCACTGGCAAATCCACGAGTGGCCCGAGCGCATCGCGGCGGTGGCCGAGGTCACCTCGCATCCGATATGGGTTTCCGAGGTGGGGGTGTCGACGTTCGGGGCGGAGGAGGTTCAGGAGTTCGGGCTTCGGCGCACCGCGGAGCTCCTTCTGGGCAAGGCGCCCCGCCTGCATTGGTACAGCCTTTACGATTTGCCGCGTGCCTGGCCGGCGACGACACGCCATCGCGAGGCGGAGGGCTCGTCGTATTACCGGCATTTCTACATGGGTCTTTTGCGCGAGGATGGGACGCCCAAGCGGGCGCTCCGGCACTTTACGGATTACACGCCGGAGCTCGGTATTTGCCAATGGTTCCACTTCGAGGATCCTCGCCTGGACGAAGCGGTGGCCTGGCTGAAGAAGCTGGGTGTGCGCAAGCTTCGCACGGGGCTCAGTTGGGCCGATAGCTTTCGGCCCAATGCGCTCGTGTGGTTCGATCACATGATGCGCGCGCTCGCATCGTTCGATGTCACCGTCACCTATTGCTTTACCCCCGATTCGTGCGGACTGCGACCGGATCATACGAGTCCGCCGCGGCAAATCGAGCAATATGCGGAATTCTGCGCGCAGATGACCCGGCGCTACGCGTAG
- a CDS encoding glycosyltransferase: protein MTSYTYVFLGLSITSSWGNGHATTYRGLLRELTARGHRVVFLERDLPFYAQNRDMPDPAFARTYLYDSVGELRERFALTVREADLVVVGSYVPDGVDVGAWVQKTARGCTAFYDIDTPVTLRNLQRGKVDYLSRELIPLYDLYLSFTGGPTLGFLERDYGARCARPLYCSVDPDLYRPDPDIEPRWDLGYLGTYSDDRQPSLETLLFKPAEAWKKGRYIVAGPQYPASTMWPRNVERVEHLAPGDHRAFYAAQRFSLNITRRDMIAAGYSPSVRLFEAAACGTPILSDRWQGIETFFVPGWEIALAQTPVDILRYLREVKEPARRAMAERARKRVLREHTAAHRAEALERYTTEVLAFRGARTRKHSVRRAGSLA, encoded by the coding sequence ATGACATCGTACACGTACGTATTTCTCGGGCTGTCGATCACCTCCTCGTGGGGCAATGGTCACGCGACGACCTACCGTGGCCTGTTGCGTGAGCTCACCGCGCGCGGGCATCGCGTCGTCTTTCTCGAACGCGATTTGCCGTTCTATGCTCAAAACCGCGATATGCCCGATCCGGCCTTCGCGCGGACGTACCTCTACGACAGCGTCGGCGAGCTGCGCGAACGCTTTGCGCTCACCGTGCGCGAGGCGGACCTGGTCGTGGTGGGTTCCTACGTTCCCGACGGCGTCGACGTGGGCGCGTGGGTGCAAAAGACGGCGCGCGGCTGCACGGCGTTTTACGATATCGACACACCGGTCACGTTGCGGAATTTGCAACGCGGGAAAGTCGATTATCTCTCGCGCGAATTGATACCGCTTTACGATCTGTACCTCTCCTTCACCGGAGGGCCCACCTTGGGCTTCCTGGAGCGCGACTACGGAGCGCGGTGCGCGCGACCGCTGTACTGCAGCGTCGATCCGGATTTGTACCGGCCCGATCCCGACATCGAGCCGCGTTGGGACCTGGGCTATTTGGGAACGTACAGCGACGACCGGCAACCTTCGCTCGAGACGCTGCTCTTCAAGCCGGCCGAGGCATGGAAGAAGGGGCGCTACATCGTTGCCGGCCCTCAGTATCCCGCCAGCACCATGTGGCCTCGAAACGTGGAGCGGGTGGAGCACCTTGCGCCGGGAGACCATCGCGCCTTTTATGCTGCGCAGCGCTTCTCGCTGAACATCACACGGCGCGACATGATCGCGGCCGGCTATTCGCCCAGCGTGCGTCTGTTCGAGGCCGCCGCCTGCGGCACGCCCATCTTGAGCGATCGCTGGCAGGGCATCGAGACGTTCTTCGTGCCGGGGTGGGAAATCGCGCTGGCGCAGACCCCGGTGGACATCCTGCGGTATCTGCGCGAGGTGAAAGAGCCCGCCCGCCGCGCCATGGCGGAGCGCGCGCGCAAGCGCGTGCTGCGGGAGCATACGGCCGCCCACCGCGCCGAAGCACTCGAGCGCTACACCACCGAGGTGCTCGCTTTCCGGGGTGCGCGCACGCGCAAGCACTCGGTGCGGCGGGCCGGCTCCCTCGCCTGA
- a CDS encoding glycosyltransferase encodes MNIGFFGSSLVSAYWNGAATYYRGIIRALDALGHRVTFYEPDAFDRHAHRDIPDPPWADVVVYPATDPAAVSRLVANAARKADVLVKASGVGVLDSLLEAAVLAYKRPRQTTIFWDVDAPATLARVRNDRRDPFRELIPLYDYVFTYGGGDPVVNGYEEFGARQCVPIYNAHDPETHYPVPAEGRFLADLTLLANRLPDREARIDEFFFRPARELGQQAFLLGGNGWADKPMPPNVRSLGHVYTADHNALNTSADFVLNVAREDMAQVGYSPATRVFEAAAAGACIITDAWKGIELFLEPGEEILVAHDGAEVAELLRTVPREKAQAIGEAARRRVLLDHTYGIRARQIESLLLRKTTSLLVGYA; translated from the coding sequence ATGAACATCGGGTTCTTCGGCTCGAGCCTGGTCTCGGCCTATTGGAATGGCGCGGCGACGTATTACCGCGGCATCATTCGTGCGCTCGATGCGCTCGGGCACCGGGTAACGTTTTACGAGCCCGACGCATTCGACCGGCATGCGCACCGCGACATTCCGGACCCACCATGGGCCGACGTGGTCGTCTATCCTGCCACCGATCCGGCCGCCGTCTCACGCCTCGTGGCCAATGCGGCGCGGAAAGCCGACGTTCTCGTCAAGGCCAGCGGGGTGGGGGTGCTCGACTCGCTTCTGGAGGCCGCCGTTCTCGCGTACAAGCGTCCGCGGCAGACCACGATTTTCTGGGACGTCGATGCCCCCGCGACCTTGGCGCGCGTGCGAAATGACCGGCGGGATCCATTTCGCGAGCTCATTCCCTTGTATGATTACGTCTTCACCTACGGCGGTGGCGATCCGGTGGTGAATGGCTACGAAGAGTTCGGAGCGCGTCAGTGCGTGCCCATTTACAATGCGCACGATCCGGAGACGCATTATCCGGTGCCTGCGGAAGGCCGATTCCTGGCCGATCTCACCCTCTTGGCCAATCGCCTTCCCGATCGCGAGGCACGCATCGACGAGTTCTTCTTCCGTCCTGCACGCGAGCTCGGGCAGCAGGCCTTCTTGCTCGGCGGAAATGGCTGGGCGGACAAGCCGATGCCGCCCAATGTGCGAAGCCTCGGCCACGTCTACACGGCCGATCACAATGCGCTCAATACGTCGGCCGATTTCGTGCTGAACGTGGCGCGCGAGGATATGGCGCAGGTGGGGTATTCCCCGGCCACCCGCGTGTTCGAGGCCGCCGCGGCGGGGGCGTGCATCATCACCGACGCGTGGAAAGGGATCGAGCTTTTCCTCGAGCCAGGCGAAGAGATCCTGGTGGCGCACGACGGGGCGGAGGTGGCGGAACTTCTGCGCACCGTGCCACGTGAGAAAGCCCAGGCCATCGGCGAAGCCGCGCGCCGGCGTGTGCTCCTCGATCACACGTACGGCATTCGTGCGCGACAAATCGAATCGCTCCTCCTCCGGAAGACCACCTCTTTGCTCGTGGGTTATGCATGA
- a CDS encoding glycosyltransferase, with the protein MRIALFCHSILSDWNHGNAHFLRGVSAELMDRGHAVRIFEPEDGWSMNNLLADGGSQALDDVRRAFPLFVPTRYRGDALDLDAALDGVDLVLVHEWNAPELVHRIGQYRARNPQCRILFHDTHHRAITQPEAMKQFELSHYDGVLAFGNVLRDLYLERGWAARAWTWHEAADTRIFRPHTGVANQGDLVWIGNWGDEERSAELDEFLLQPVRTLGLRARVHGVRYPEEALSALSQAGISYGGWLPNHRVPSVFAQYRVTVHIPRRPYVEALPGIPTIRPFEALACGIPLVCSPWSDTEGLFTAGEDYLVARNRREMEEHLCDLLSDPDWAHALAQHGRETILRRHTCGHRAAELLSIAGELGLLQNGSLS; encoded by the coding sequence ATGCGCATCGCTCTTTTCTGCCACTCCATTTTATCCGATTGGAATCACGGCAATGCCCATTTCCTGCGGGGCGTCTCCGCGGAGCTCATGGATCGCGGGCACGCCGTCCGCATCTTCGAGCCGGAGGACGGCTGGAGCATGAACAACTTGCTCGCCGACGGTGGTTCCCAGGCCCTCGACGACGTCCGCCGCGCCTTTCCTCTCTTCGTGCCCACGCGGTACCGGGGCGACGCACTGGATCTCGATGCGGCCCTCGACGGCGTCGACCTCGTGCTCGTCCACGAATGGAACGCGCCCGAGCTGGTGCACCGCATTGGCCAATACCGCGCGCGCAATCCGCAGTGCCGCATTCTCTTCCACGACACGCACCACCGGGCCATCACCCAGCCCGAGGCGATGAAGCAATTCGAACTATCGCACTACGACGGCGTTCTCGCCTTCGGAAACGTGCTTCGCGATTTGTACCTCGAGCGCGGCTGGGCCGCGCGCGCATGGACATGGCACGAGGCCGCCGACACGCGCATCTTCCGCCCCCACACGGGCGTCGCCAACCAGGGCGATCTGGTGTGGATCGGCAATTGGGGCGACGAAGAACGAAGTGCGGAGCTCGACGAGTTTCTTCTCCAGCCCGTGCGCACATTGGGCCTTCGGGCGCGTGTGCACGGCGTGCGTTACCCCGAGGAGGCGCTCTCCGCACTTTCCCAAGCGGGGATCTCCTACGGCGGGTGGCTGCCCAATCACCGCGTTCCAAGCGTATTTGCCCAATACCGAGTCACGGTGCACATCCCGCGGCGGCCATACGTGGAGGCTTTGCCGGGTATTCCGACGATTCGTCCTTTCGAGGCGCTCGCGTGTGGCATCCCCCTGGTCTGCAGCCCTTGGTCGGACACGGAAGGGCTCTTCACCGCGGGCGAGGATTACCTCGTAGCCCGCAACCGGCGCGAAATGGAAGAGCACCTCTGCGATCTGCTCTCCGATCCGGATTGGGCGCATGCCTTGGCCCAGCACGGGCGTGAAACGATTCTTCGGCGTCACACCTGCGGCCATCGTGCTGCGGAGCTTCTTTCGATTGCCGGCGAATTGGGTCTTTTGCAAAACGGGAGTCTGTCATGA
- a CDS encoding glycosyltransferase family 4 protein, which produces MSLRTVLMTCDAVGGVWTYALHLARGIAEQGVRVVLAALGPPPNTEQRREAERISGLDLRVFEGRLEWMDDPWDDVGRSGEWLLALERETRPDIVHSNMYAHGALPFRAPTVVVAHSCVLSWWDAVKNEPPPEKYARYRTAVARGLSGADAVVAPTRAMLEAVRKHYGSPARARVIHNATPVPSRTGSTKSQVIFSQGRLWDEAKNVEALAAIAPRTPWPIHVAGSPVHPDGRSRELAGICNLGWLGREALEACLATSAIYAHPARYEPFGLAPLEAAHAACALVLGDIPSLREIWGPNALYVASDDHEALATTLLGLIADPGRRVEMGQRAQRRARDFSLACQARDYLALYSELQEEA; this is translated from the coding sequence ATGAGCCTTCGTACGGTGCTCATGACCTGCGACGCCGTCGGCGGCGTATGGACCTACGCGTTGCACCTGGCGCGCGGCATCGCCGAGCAGGGCGTGCGGGTGGTTCTCGCCGCGCTGGGCCCGCCGCCGAATACCGAACAGCGGCGTGAGGCAGAACGCATTTCCGGGCTCGATCTGCGCGTGTTCGAAGGGCGCCTCGAATGGATGGACGATCCCTGGGACGATGTCGGCCGAAGCGGCGAATGGCTTTTGGCGCTCGAGCGGGAAACGCGGCCCGATATCGTGCATTCGAACATGTATGCGCATGGGGCGTTGCCCTTCCGGGCCCCCACGGTGGTGGTTGCGCACTCGTGTGTCTTGTCATGGTGGGACGCCGTCAAGAACGAACCGCCGCCGGAGAAATATGCCCGTTACCGCACGGCGGTGGCGCGGGGCCTTTCCGGAGCGGACGCCGTCGTGGCGCCCACACGGGCGATGCTCGAGGCCGTGCGAAAGCATTACGGTAGCCCGGCCCGCGCCCGCGTGATCCACAATGCCACACCCGTGCCGAGTCGCACCGGCTCCACGAAATCCCAGGTCATCTTTTCGCAGGGACGATTGTGGGACGAGGCGAAGAACGTCGAGGCTCTCGCCGCCATTGCGCCGCGCACACCATGGCCCATTCACGTTGCAGGCTCGCCCGTGCACCCCGACGGCCGCTCCCGCGAGCTCGCGGGCATTTGCAATTTGGGCTGGCTCGGGCGCGAAGCGCTCGAAGCGTGCCTCGCCACCTCCGCGATTTACGCGCACCCTGCGCGCTACGAGCCATTCGGCCTCGCGCCCCTCGAGGCGGCGCATGCGGCCTGCGCGCTCGTCCTCGGCGATATCCCCAGCCTGCGCGAAATCTGGGGCCCCAACGCGCTCTATGTGGCATCGGACGATCACGAGGCGCTGGCCACCACGCTGCTCGGACTCATTGCCGACCCTGGCCGGCGCGTCGAGATGGGCCAACGTGCGCAGCGGCGCGCGCGCGATTTTTCGCTCGCGTGTCAAGCTCGCGATTACCTCGCCCTTTACAGCGAGCTTCAGGAGGAGGCTTGA